Proteins encoded in a region of the Flavobacteriales bacterium genome:
- a CDS encoding ABC-F family ATP-binding cassette domain-containing protein, translated as MNYLSVEELAKNYGEKNLFTGISFGIDQGQRVALVAKNGTGKSTLMRILAGKETADSGRVVFRKDVRIGFLEQDSKFDPRLSIIDAVLGSDDPAALALKNYVEVTHNGGDEKELQGAIEGMNTTQAWDYETRVKQILGKLNLHDPSQLVETLSGGQKKRLALAQVLIRKPEFMILDEPTNHLDLEMIEWLEMFLSGSDITLLMVTHDRYFLERVCNEILELDGGNLYRYKGNYSYFLEKKEERETNEQIEISKAKNLFRKELDWIRRQPKARGTKAKARVDAFDDVKEKAGKKLKEDEISFNVNMQRIGGKILEFHKVKKYFGDKIILEGFDYVFKRGEKIGIVGANGVGKSTFLNMIMGTEEPNGGKISVGETVAFGYYSQEGMIIKEDQRVIEVIREIAEFIPLAGGKKLTALQMLERFMFPAHMHYQYVSKLSGGEKRRLYLLTILMKNPNFLILDEPTNDLDVFTLTALEDYLESYEGCVLVVTHDRFFMDRIVDHIFYFAGQGKIKDILGNYSEYRDTLKEQQAEERRLEREEKIPEKEEKIVSSPGDKKKISFKDKFEFEQLDKEIPQLETKKKELEDLLAGGQLSVDELSEVSGKLGTLMEDLEMKTLRWMELADLIS; from the coding sequence ATGAATTATTTGTCGGTAGAAGAATTAGCGAAGAATTACGGTGAAAAAAATCTGTTTACCGGTATTAGTTTCGGTATTGATCAGGGTCAACGTGTTGCTCTGGTGGCCAAAAACGGTACGGGTAAATCGACCCTCATGCGGATTCTGGCGGGTAAGGAAACCGCCGATTCGGGGAGGGTGGTATTTCGCAAGGATGTGCGCATTGGATTTTTGGAGCAGGATTCGAAATTCGACCCCCGTTTAAGCATCATTGATGCCGTATTGGGAAGTGATGATCCTGCTGCACTGGCTTTAAAAAATTATGTGGAAGTAACCCATAATGGTGGTGATGAAAAAGAATTACAGGGCGCCATAGAGGGCATGAACACCACCCAGGCCTGGGATTATGAAACGCGGGTAAAACAAATTCTCGGCAAATTAAATTTGCACGATCCTTCTCAATTGGTGGAGACCTTGAGCGGGGGACAAAAAAAGCGTCTTGCTCTTGCGCAGGTCCTGATTCGTAAACCCGAATTCATGATTCTCGATGAACCTACCAATCACCTCGATCTTGAAATGATTGAATGGCTGGAAATGTTTTTGAGCGGATCGGACATTACGCTCTTAATGGTGACCCACGATCGTTATTTTTTAGAGCGGGTTTGCAATGAAATTCTTGAACTCGATGGTGGGAATTTGTATCGTTATAAAGGCAATTATTCCTATTTCCTCGAAAAGAAAGAAGAACGGGAAACCAACGAGCAAATCGAAATCAGCAAAGCCAAAAATTTATTCCGTAAAGAACTCGACTGGATTCGCCGGCAACCCAAAGCACGCGGCACCAAGGCTAAAGCGCGGGTGGATGCTTTTGATGACGTGAAAGAAAAAGCCGGAAAGAAACTGAAGGAAGATGAAATCAGTTTTAACGTCAACATGCAACGCATCGGCGGAAAAATTCTGGAGTTTCACAAAGTGAAAAAATACTTTGGCGATAAAATTATTCTTGAAGGATTCGATTATGTGTTTAAACGCGGCGAGAAGATTGGCATTGTTGGCGCAAACGGAGTAGGGAAGAGTACCTTTCTGAACATGATTATGGGGACGGAAGAGCCCAATGGCGGAAAAATTTCGGTGGGAGAAACGGTGGCTTTTGGTTACTATTCGCAAGAGGGAATGATCATCAAAGAAGATCAGCGGGTGATCGAGGTGATTCGTGAAATTGCTGAATTTATTCCTTTGGCCGGAGGTAAAAAATTAACTGCGCTACAAATGCTGGAGCGTTTTATGTTTCCGGCACATATGCATTATCAGTATGTATCCAAATTAAGCGGAGGAGAAAAACGCCGACTCTACCTGCTCACGATCTTAATGAAAAACCCCAACTTCCTGATCCTCGATGAGCCTACCAACGACCTGGATGTTTTTACGCTTACGGCACTGGAAGATTACCTCGAAAGTTATGAGGGTTGTGTATTGGTGGTAACGCACGATCGGTTTTTTATGGACCGGATTGTGGATCATATTTTCTATTTTGCGGGTCAGGGAAAAATCAAGGATATCCTCGGAAATTATTCGGAATACCGCGATACGTTAAAAGAGCAGCAAGCCGAAGAACGCAGATTGGAAAGGGAAGAAAAAATCCCGGAAAAAGAAGAAAAAATAGTTTCGTCACCCGGTGATAAAAAGAAGATTTCGTTTAAAGATAAATTCGAATTCGAGCAGCTGGATAAGGAGATTCCTCAATTGGAGACAAAGAAAAAAGAGTTGGAGGACTTATTGGCGGGGGGACAATTATCGGTGGATGAACTTTCTGAAGTTTCGGGTAAACTGGGCACGCTGATGGAAGATCTCGAAATGAAGACCTTGCGCTGGATGGAACTTGCGGATCTGATTTCCTGA